The following coding sequences are from one Streptomyces sp. NBC_00536 window:
- a CDS encoding helix-turn-helix domain-containing protein codes for MTFDPEQLGQSKADLAEKLRALRKAAGLTGDRLAKRCNMSQSQISKFETGKKTPRLVDVECILRALGAPPELITEMAALARIANTEWQDKRSSWRRGLEKRQTELAALEAGATALRYFLPAMVTGLLATPEYVRASLSNAPGDTSKTVARKLERQAVLYDTSKSFTFLLTEQAVRWPIVPPPAMAVQIDRLASLSHLPNVRVGVIPFGTPMTRGPMNTFTVYDDRLATVENFTGRMVFQDSRDVGEHLAVFADFERHAQFGPMARRQLAEWAETYRA; via the coding sequence GTGACCTTCGATCCTGAACAGCTGGGGCAGTCCAAGGCGGACCTGGCCGAGAAGCTGAGAGCGCTAAGGAAGGCAGCCGGTCTCACAGGAGACCGGCTGGCCAAGCGCTGCAACATGTCCCAGTCGCAGATCAGCAAGTTCGAAACGGGAAAGAAGACCCCCAGGCTCGTCGACGTGGAGTGCATCCTTCGAGCGCTCGGCGCCCCGCCTGAGCTGATCACCGAAATGGCGGCGCTCGCGAGGATCGCGAACACCGAGTGGCAGGACAAACGCTCCTCGTGGCGCAGGGGTCTGGAGAAGAGGCAGACGGAGCTGGCCGCGCTGGAGGCCGGTGCCACTGCCCTCCGGTACTTCCTGCCCGCCATGGTCACAGGCTTGCTGGCGACGCCCGAGTACGTACGGGCCAGCCTGAGCAATGCTCCAGGCGACACGTCCAAAACGGTGGCGCGCAAGCTGGAGCGGCAAGCGGTTCTCTACGACACGTCGAAGTCCTTCACGTTCCTGCTCACCGAACAGGCCGTGAGATGGCCGATCGTGCCGCCTCCCGCCATGGCCGTGCAGATCGACCGGCTCGCCTCGCTGTCCCACTTGCCGAACGTGCGCGTGGGCGTGATTCCGTTCGGCACCCCGATGACCCGTGGCCCGATGAATACGTTCACGGTGTATGACGACCGCCTGGCCACAGTGGAGAATTTCACCGGCCGCATGGTGTTTCAGGATTCACGCGATGTAGGCGAGCATCTCGCCGTCTTCGCAGACTTTGAACGCCATGCACAGTTCGGACCGATGGCGCGCCGGCAATTGGCAGAATGGGCTGAAACCTACAGGGCCTGA
- a CDS encoding galactose oxidase-like domain-containing protein yields the protein MAHRPSKRFKKTALGTGAALVLVALNAPATLSFAGDTYHAYKIGRSSYKIQYGSWDLIDLPGRYRINAMHAALLRTGKVLLIAGSGNNQRNFDRGTFDTVLWDPSDNTFRKIPTPEDFFCSGHAQLPDGRLLVAGGTARYEVLDGKVTRAGGGMRVKNESPDKAVTLKKGTRFRSPTGVEYVSRFDVTVPRATREFEIAYGRGGQMKPWRTKVTAAEARVFVEAVREGREGLTTQAAQYEVLGLRGKDATDVYGLAERLSTVKQDFQGIKSAYEFDPLAEKYVPVDPMRDARWYPTLVGLQDGRVLAASGLNDVGDVVPGDNEIYDPRTRKWTKGPFHYFPTYPALFLTRGGKLLYTGSNAGYGPKDKGRAPGVWDPATNEFTAVGGLTDTDQLETSSSVLLPPAQDQKVMVLGGGGVGESRLSTARTAVIDLKADKPAFRTTAPLPRGTRYLSSVLLPDDSVFTTGGSADYRGRGTSDIHKAQFYYPRSDSFVAAADPTVGRDYHSEALLLPDGRVATFGSDPLFADKDNTKLGTFEHRLEVYTPPYLYRDPARRPVLGAGPDRVEPGGRATFKTPRPERIERARLMRPSAVTHSTDVEQRSVELGLTRTKDSVTVEVPGDPTLVPPGWYMLFAADADGTPSVAKWIRVTTPVPVPPRSYEGWMPPD from the coding sequence ATGGCCCACCGGCCCTCGAAGCGGTTCAAGAAGACGGCCCTGGGGACGGGCGCGGCCCTCGTGCTGGTCGCGCTCAACGCCCCCGCCACGCTCTCCTTCGCCGGGGACACGTACCACGCGTACAAGATCGGCCGGTCCAGCTACAAGATCCAGTACGGCTCGTGGGACCTGATCGACCTGCCCGGCCGGTACCGGATCAACGCGATGCACGCCGCGCTCCTGCGCACCGGCAAGGTGCTGCTGATCGCCGGATCCGGCAACAACCAGCGCAACTTCGACAGGGGAACCTTCGACACCGTCCTGTGGGACCCCTCGGACAACACCTTCCGGAAGATCCCGACCCCCGAGGACTTCTTCTGCTCCGGGCACGCCCAACTCCCCGACGGACGGCTCCTGGTGGCGGGCGGCACCGCCCGCTACGAGGTGCTCGACGGCAAGGTCACCCGGGCCGGCGGCGGCATGCGGGTCAAGAACGAGAGCCCCGACAAGGCCGTCACCCTGAAGAAGGGCACCCGGTTCCGCTCCCCCACGGGGGTCGAGTACGTCTCCCGGTTCGACGTCACCGTGCCCCGCGCCACGCGCGAGTTCGAGATCGCCTACGGACGCGGCGGCCAGATGAAACCCTGGCGCACCAAGGTGACCGCCGCCGAGGCGCGGGTCTTCGTGGAGGCCGTACGGGAGGGCCGCGAAGGACTGACCACGCAGGCGGCGCAGTACGAGGTCCTCGGCCTGCGGGGCAAGGACGCCACCGACGTCTACGGTCTCGCCGAGCGGCTCAGCACCGTCAAGCAGGACTTCCAGGGCATCAAGTCGGCGTACGAGTTCGACCCCCTGGCGGAGAAGTACGTCCCCGTCGACCCCATGCGGGACGCCCGCTGGTACCCGACCCTCGTCGGCCTGCAGGACGGCAGGGTCCTCGCGGCCTCCGGCCTCAACGACGTCGGCGACGTGGTCCCCGGCGACAACGAGATCTACGACCCGCGGACCAGGAAGTGGACCAAGGGCCCCTTCCACTACTTCCCGACCTACCCCGCCCTCTTCCTCACCCGGGGCGGCAAGCTCCTCTACACCGGGTCCAACGCGGGCTACGGACCCAAGGACAAGGGCCGCGCACCGGGCGTGTGGGACCCGGCCACGAACGAGTTCACCGCGGTCGGCGGGCTCACCGACACCGACCAGCTGGAAACCTCCTCCTCCGTCCTGCTGCCCCCCGCCCAGGACCAGAAGGTGATGGTGCTCGGCGGCGGCGGGGTCGGCGAGTCCAGGCTCTCCACCGCACGCACCGCCGTGATCGACCTCAAGGCGGACAAGCCCGCCTTCCGCACCACCGCCCCGCTGCCCCGGGGCACCCGCTACCTCAGCAGCGTGCTGCTCCCCGACGACTCGGTCTTCACCACCGGCGGCTCCGCCGACTACCGCGGCCGGGGCACCTCCGACATCCACAAGGCGCAGTTCTACTACCCGCGCAGCGACTCCTTCGTGGCCGCCGCCGACCCCACCGTGGGCCGCGACTACCACTCCGAGGCGCTCCTGCTGCCCGACGGGCGGGTGGCCACCTTCGGCTCCGACCCGCTGTTCGCGGACAAGGACAACACCAAGCTGGGCACCTTCGAGCACCGGCTGGAGGTGTACACCCCGCCCTACCTCTACCGGGACCCGGCGCGGCGGCCCGTCCTCGGCGCGGGGCCGGACCGGGTCGAGCCCGGCGGCCGGGCCACCTTCAAGACCCCCCGCCCGGAGCGGATCGAACGGGCCCGGCTGATGCGGCCCAGCGCGGTCACGCACTCCACGGACGTGGAACAGCGCTCCGTCGAACTGGGCCTGACCCGCACCAAGGACTCCGTCACGGTGGAGGTGCCGGGCGACCCCACGCTCGTACCGCCCGGCTGGTACATGCTGTTCGCCGCCGACGCGGACGGGACGCCGTCGGTGGCGAAGTGGATCCGGGTCACGACGCCGGTGCCGGTGCCGCCGCGGTCTTACGAGGGGTGGATGCCGCCGGACTGA
- a CDS encoding DUF6879 family protein yields the protein MRLDGDEWRQAFDSFTRDAWRFEAQPTYTMPQEAENVARFLRGEGKPADHNARWHGRVRGHLSSGRRIGRVRIVRQPLTAYQRYQFAWGIPGNIEAGEDIRILDVTTHDHGLPLGGTDWWMFDDARIVQLNFRPDGTQIGRESFDGDIAPYREWKRVALAASVPFAEYVKAHG from the coding sequence GTGCGCTTGGATGGTGACGAGTGGCGGCAGGCGTTCGACTCCTTCACGCGCGACGCCTGGCGGTTCGAGGCCCAGCCCACCTACACCATGCCTCAGGAGGCGGAGAACGTCGCCCGATTCCTCCGGGGCGAAGGCAAGCCGGCCGACCACAACGCGCGGTGGCACGGGAGGGTGCGCGGGCACCTCTCGTCCGGGCGGCGGATAGGCCGCGTGCGCATCGTCCGGCAGCCGCTCACCGCCTACCAGCGCTATCAGTTCGCCTGGGGCATTCCGGGCAACATCGAAGCGGGCGAGGACATTCGCATCCTCGATGTCACCACCCACGACCACGGATTGCCGCTGGGCGGAACGGACTGGTGGATGTTCGATGACGCCCGCATTGTTCAGCTGAACTTCCGACCTGACGGGACTCAGATCGGCCGCGAATCGTTCGATGGCGATATCGCGCCGTATCGGGAGTGGAAGCGTGTCGCGCTCGCCGCGTCCGTGCCCTTCGCGGAGTACGTGAAAGCGCATGGGTGA
- a CDS encoding glycosyltransferase family 2 protein translates to MRPEGFDYETHSRLAGPFAEPEPGPDGVYRVGYRSLLAREPHRIRAVALMTLAPVLSAVLFLYLVWPSHWTVREGGERWLVRCDTVMLVSIALIMLFMLVNVVSIAHATMVARDPVPVPAEPGTRVAFLTTYVPGKEPLAMVRATLRGAVRVRHDGPLDVWLLDEGDDPAARELCAELGVRHFTRKGIPEWNTREGAHRARTKHGNYNSWLAGHGEDYAFFASVDTDHVPTPDFLERMLGYFRDPDTAFVVGPQVYGNYTASVTKAAESQQYLFHALIQRAGNRYGAPMFVGTNNAVRISALRQVGGLYDSITEDMATGFELHRRRNPATGRFWRSVYTPDVLAVGEGPASWTDFFTQQLRWSRGTYETLLRQYWKSFFRMPPGRWLNYTLMLVYYPMTAVNWLLGILSCVLFLWFGASGTQVSSEVWLMLYTDAAALQVGLYLWNRRHNVSPHEPEGSGGLAGMAMSAICAPVYLKSLGSAVLRTRGRFVVTPKGGDASPDHLMTFRIHLFWALVLIVSLAASVRYGHTHAAMRVWALLALCVTLAPLAAWTLTRLRDGTEPKEDPEPALASTAGTAGTASTGGS, encoded by the coding sequence GTGCGGCCGGAAGGCTTCGACTACGAGACCCACAGCCGTCTCGCCGGTCCGTTCGCGGAGCCGGAACCCGGTCCGGACGGTGTCTACCGGGTGGGGTACCGCTCCCTGCTGGCGCGCGAGCCGCACCGAATACGCGCCGTCGCGCTGATGACGCTCGCGCCCGTCCTGTCCGCCGTGCTGTTCCTCTACCTCGTCTGGCCGAGCCACTGGACCGTCCGGGAGGGCGGCGAGCGCTGGCTGGTGCGCTGCGACACCGTGATGCTCGTGTCCATCGCGTTGATCATGCTCTTCATGCTGGTCAACGTGGTGTCCATCGCCCACGCCACGATGGTGGCCCGCGACCCGGTCCCGGTTCCGGCCGAGCCCGGCACCCGGGTGGCGTTCCTGACGACGTACGTCCCCGGCAAGGAGCCCCTCGCGATGGTGCGGGCCACCCTCCGGGGGGCCGTGCGCGTCCGCCACGACGGGCCGCTCGACGTCTGGCTGCTGGACGAGGGGGACGACCCGGCCGCCCGGGAGCTGTGCGCGGAACTCGGCGTACGGCACTTCACCCGCAAGGGCATACCCGAGTGGAACACCCGCGAGGGCGCCCACCGCGCGCGGACCAAGCACGGCAACTACAACTCCTGGCTGGCCGGGCACGGCGAGGACTACGCGTTCTTCGCCTCGGTCGACACCGACCACGTCCCGACGCCCGACTTCCTGGAGCGGATGCTCGGCTACTTCCGCGACCCCGACACGGCCTTCGTCGTCGGGCCGCAGGTCTACGGGAACTACACCGCCTCCGTCACCAAGGCCGCCGAATCCCAGCAGTACCTCTTCCACGCGCTGATCCAGCGCGCGGGCAACCGCTACGGCGCCCCCATGTTCGTCGGCACCAACAACGCCGTACGGATCAGCGCGCTGCGCCAGGTCGGCGGGCTGTACGACTCGATCACCGAGGACATGGCCACCGGTTTCGAGCTGCACCGCCGCCGCAACCCCGCCACCGGCCGGTTCTGGCGTTCCGTCTACACCCCGGACGTGCTCGCCGTCGGTGAGGGCCCGGCCTCCTGGACGGACTTCTTCACCCAGCAGCTGCGATGGTCGCGCGGGACCTACGAAACCCTCCTCCGGCAGTACTGGAAAAGCTTCTTCCGGATGCCCCCCGGCCGCTGGCTCAACTACACGCTGATGCTCGTGTACTACCCGATGACCGCGGTGAACTGGCTCCTCGGCATCCTCAGCTGCGTCCTGTTCCTCTGGTTCGGCGCCTCCGGCACCCAGGTCTCCTCCGAGGTCTGGCTGATGCTCTACACGGACGCCGCCGCCCTCCAGGTGGGCCTCTACCTGTGGAACCGCCGCCACAACGTCTCGCCCCACGAGCCCGAGGGCTCCGGCGGACTGGCGGGCATGGCGATGTCCGCGATCTGCGCGCCCGTCTACCTGAAGTCGCTCGGCTCCGCGGTCCTGCGCACGCGGGGCCGCTTCGTCGTCACCCCCAAGGGCGGCGACGCCAGCCCGGACCACCTGATGACCTTCCGGATCCACCTCTTCTGGGCCCTCGTCCTGATCGTCTCCCTCGCCGCCTCGGTCCGCTATGGCCACACCCACGCGGCCATGCGCGTCTGGGCGCTGCTCGCGCTGTGCGTCACCCTCGCACCCCTCGCCGCCTGGACCCTCACCCGGCTGCGCGACGGCACCGAGCCCAAGGAAGACCCGGAGCCGGCCCTCGCGAGCACGGCGGGCACGGCGGGCACGGCGAGCACCGGAGGGAGCTGA